The Pungitius pungitius chromosome 4, fPunPun2.1, whole genome shotgun sequence nucleotide sequence actaaattggatttttacaattttgttaacatttacttattttgctcaaataatgacagacaatgcaaccataaagatcttccgggctcgtccgggatttgaacccgggacgtctcgcaccctaagcgagaatgatacccctagaccaacgagccgacaaatggctgaacaatcgatgtcaacgtgacaagatcccttgtaactgggcaagagaatttaagcagcgtatctctagacttggtcagcaaaatgcctgttttttcctactgagttgttgtgcttggttgttttttaaacagtttcaatactcaagaacagcggttcccaaacttttatTCCTGCGCACCCCTTCCATGTCCCAAACGGGTTGTCGCACCCCCAATTcacacttcaaaaaaaaaacgcaacaaaacTTGTTGACGCTCATATGAATACTCACGTTTAAACGTGCGCAAATAACCAACAATGGCAGTACATTGAATTAAACTGCATGAATTACAACGACAAcgaaatagataaaataaataaaaacgaggATCAACCGGAAGCTTTTCAAGTGCGACAATAAAATGAGCCTACACACGATCCACAACATAATCAAGTAACAAAGAGCTGctcaaacataaaatgaattaaaagacgATAAACGAGGATCCATCTTGAACATTTCCAGTCTAGCGCAAAAGTCGCTCAGCctgcagcaagagagagagagagagagagagagagagagagagagagagagagagagagagagagggagaggggggagacggggaggaggatGTGTTAGTATTCCCAATAGGACTATATGTGTAGCAATAATATCAAATACTTACCCATATTAATGCGACGGGTGGGCTTGCATCTTGGCACAAAGCTCTTCAAAGTTTGGCGCAATGGAAGACAGTTTAAGCCTCAATTCCTTCTCAACAGCATCCAGTCTTTGCcgatgtttagttttaactgCTGCCATAGCAGAGAAACCAGCCTCGCAGAGATAAGTTGTGGCGAAGGGCATCAAAACTCTCAAGGCTTGCTTTGCCAAGGCTGTGTATGATGTCATTGACTCTGCCCAAAAATCCACAAGCGGCTTTCGTTTGAACTGTAGCTGCAGTGCTCCATCAGATGACAGCTCgatcagctgctcctgctcgTGAAATGACAGCTGTGGGACGGGCAGGGAAACTTCAAATGGATTGCGAATCCAAGCGCCAGATGTGTCCATAGGTGGAAAGTGTTTCCGTAgctgctcggcgagttggtTGAGGTGTTCAATAATCAGACTTTTTACATGCTCACCCAGGTGCAGGTCATTTTCCCCCAAGAACTCGTGAAGCGTAGGgaaacacaggtgtgtgttccCACTCACACAACTCTCCCAGAACCGTAGCTTCTTTATCATGGCCTCAATCCTGTCTTGTGTGTTGAACACAGTTACGGTAACTCCCTGAAGACTTAGATTAAGTTCATTCAGAGCTGAGAAGATGTCCGCAAGATAGGCGAGCCTTTTCAGAAAATCTTCGTCATGCAAACTGGAGGCCAAATGAAACGGATTCTCCGCAAAAAACTGCTGCAATTCGTGCCGGAGTTCAAAGAGCCTTGTCAGCACTTTGCCGCGGGACAGCCAACGCAcctctgtgtgcagcagcagtgatTTGTGTTCGCTGCCCATCTCATTGCACAACAGCGTGAATATTCGTGAATTTAGCGGACGCGCTTTAATGAAGTTCACCAGTTTGACTGCATCGTTCAGCGCTGCAAGTAGATCATCTGGCATGTGTTTGGCTGCGAGGGCCTCTCTATGAATACTGCAGTGTAACCAGCTGATGGATGGGCAGACTCTCCTAATATGAGCTATTAGCCCCGTGTGTTTCCCCGTCATTGATTTTGCCCCGTCTGTGCAAATTCCCACACAGCGCTCCCAGTTGATGCCATTGGTCCTCATAAAATCGTCAATTAAATTGAAGATTTCCTGTCCTGTTGTTCGGGTAGCAAGGGgccgacaaaacaaaaaatcttttTGTACCGATCCTTCAAAAAGGTAACGGACATAAAGAAGAAGATTGGCCAGAtttgcaacatctgtagactcgTCTACTTGCAGAGAGTAAAACTCACTTTTCTTCACACGGCTGAGTAGTACAGCCAGGATGTCTTCAGACATGGCATCAATGCGGCGCGAAACAGTATTATTGGACACAGGAATCATGTCcaacttttttgcctctttctctccaatcaTACACTGCACCATTTCTTTGGCCGCTGGCAAACACAGGTCTTCGGCAATTGTGTGCGGCAGCCCCTTTCTCCCTACTCTGTAACTGAGCAGATATGAAGCCCGTAATGCGTCTTTCGTAGACCCAATGCATGAATgaaatagcatttttttttggcttttctgcaactcctccaatttttctttgaaaaatgtaaGGGGCTTTTGAGTTAAATGGCCATGTTTCGTGTGCATGTGACGACGGAGATAAGATGGCTTCAGACAGCTGTTCGCTAAAACTTCACTGCACAACACGCACTGAGGCTTCGGACAATCTGTATCACCGATCCAAGTGAAGCCCAGACCCAGATAATTGTcgtcatattttcttctttttttccccgtctGTTCACCCTCAACACTTCTTTTTTGGCATCTCCTACCCTCCTCTTCGGTTTCCTCCCGTGCATCTTCTGACTCCCgctcattttctgtctctattctctccgtctctgttaCCTTCAACTCCTCACTCTCTCttggtccctctcctccttcgtgACTAACAACATTATCATAAGCCGCCCCACTTGACAGTTTCCCTGATTTCAGCCAGTTAAGCATATTTATATAATCAATCAAACGAGTTGGCACGCATATAGCCTAGCGGCTGCAAGGCATACACATGCGTAGAAGAAGACAGCAGCTGTCTTCTTCTACGCATGTTCttcttttaatataataaattatagtttttatatttaaaataaaagcgatTACAAAGGGAATGTTTACTGTTCATGCTTTTTTATTGAATGGAAAAATCCTATTATATATGTCAATGGAAAAATCCCACTTAAAAAAACTGAccgccattacatttttcctccCGCGCACCCCCTGGTCGCAGCTCGCGCACCCCAGGGGTGCGCGCACCACACTTTGGGAATCCCtgctcaagaacatagatgaactaaattggattttaacaattttgttaacattcacttattttgctcgaataatgacagacaatgcaaccatcaagatcttccgggctcgtccgggatttgaacccaggacctctcgcacccaaagcgagaatcatacccctagaccaacgagccgacaaatcgctgaaccattgatgtcaacgtgacaagatcccttgtaactgggcaagagaatttaagcagcgtatctctagacttggtcagccaaatgcctgttttttcctactgagttgttgtgcttggttgttttttaaacagtttcaaaaatcaagaacatagatgaactaaattgggttggtacaattttgttaacaatcactttttttctccaacaataacagaaaaagcaaccatgaagttctttcgggctcgtccgggatttgaacccgggacctctcgcacccaaagcgagaatcatacccctagaccaacgagccgacaaatggctgaacaattgatgtcaatgtgacaagatctcttgtaactgggcaagagaatttaagcagcgtatctctagacttggtcagcaaaatgcctgttttttcctactgagttgttgtgcttggttgttttttaaacagtttcaatactcaagaacatagatgaactaaattggatttttacaatttttttaacatttacttattttgctcaaataatgacagacaatgcaaccatcaagttcttccgggctcgtccgggatttgaacccgggacctctcgcacccaaagcgagaatcatacccctagaccaacgagccgacaaatggctgaacgattgatgtcaacgtgacaagatcccttgtaactgggcaagagaatttaagcagcgtatctctagacttggtcagcaaaatgcctgttttttcctactgagttgttgtgcttggttgttttttaaacagtttcaatactcaagaacatagatgaactaaattgggttggtacaattttgttaacaatcacttatttttctccaacaataacagaaaaagcaaccatgaagttctttcgggctcgtccaggatttgaacccgggacctctcgcaccctaagcgagaatcatacccctagaccaacgagccgacaaatggctgaacaatcgatgtcaacgtgacaagatcccttgtaactgggcaagagaatttaagcagcgtatctctagacttggtcagcaaaatgcctgttttttcctactgagttgttgtgcttggttgttttttaaacagtttcaatactcaagaacatagatgaactaaattgggttggtacaattttgttaacaatcacttatttttctccaacaataacagaaaaagcaaccatgaagttctttcgggctcgtccaggatttgaacccaggacctctcgcacccaaagcgagaatcatacccctagaccaacgagccgacaaatcgctgaacgattgatgtcaacgtgacaagatcccttgtaactgggcaagagaatttaagcagcgtatctctagacttggtcagcaaaatgcctgttttttcctactgagttgttgtgcttggttgttttttaaacagtttcaatactcaagaacatagatgaactaaattggatttttacaattttgttaacattcacttattttgctcgaataatgtcagacaatgcaaccatcaagttcttccgggctcgtccgggatttgaacccgggacctctcgcaccctaagcgagaatcatacccctagaccaacgagccgacaaatggctgaacgattgatgtcaacgtgacaagatcccttgtaactgggcaagagaatttaagcagcgtatctctagacttggtcagcaaaatgcctgttttttcctactgagttgttgtgcttggttgttttttaaacagtttcaatactcaagaacatagatgaactaaattggatttttacaattttgttaacatttacttattttgctcgaataatgtcagacaatgcaaccatcaagttcttccgggctcgtccgggatttgaacccgggacctctcgcaccctaagcgagaatcatacccctagaccaacgagccgacaaatggctgaacgattgatgtcaacgtgacaagatcccttgtaactgggcaagagaatttaagcagcgtatctctagacttggtcagcaaaatgcctgttttttcctactgagttgttgtgcttggttgttttttaaacagtttcaatactcaagaacatagatgaactaaattggatttttacaattttgttaacatttacttattttgctcgaataatgacagacaatgcaaccatcaagatcttccgggctcgtccgggatttgaacccgggacctctcgcaccctaagcgagaatcataccccgagaccaacgagccgacaaatggctgaacaattgatgtcaacgtgacaagatctcttgtaactgggcaagagaatttaagcagcgtatctctagacttggtcagcaaaatgcctgttttttcctactgagttgttgtgcttggttgttttttaaacagtttcaatactcaagaacatagatgaactaaattggatttttacaattttgttaacattcacttattttgctcgaataatgtcagacaatgcaaccatgaagttctttcgggctcgtccgggatttgaacccgggacctctcgcaccctaagcgagaatcatacccctagaccaacgagttgacaaatggctgaacgattgatgtcaacgtgacaagatcccttgtaactgggcaagagaatttaagcagcgtatctctagacttggtcagcaaaatgcctgttttttcctactgagttgttgtgcttggttgttttttaaacagtttcaatactcaagaacatagatgaactaaattggatttttacaattttgttaacatttacttattttgctcgaataatgacagacaatgcaaccatcaagatcttccgggctcgtccgggatttgaacccaggacctctcgcaccctaagcgagaatcatacccctagaccaacgagccgacaaatggctgaacaatcgatgtcaacgtgacaagatcccttgtaactgggcaagagaatttaagcagcgtatctctagacttggtcagcaaaatgcctgttttttcctactgagttgttgtgcttggttgttttttaaacagtttcaatactcaagaacatagatgaactaaattgggttggtacaattttgttaacaatcacttatttttctccaacaataacagaaaaagcaaccatgaagttatTCTCTTGCCCTGTTGTAatggatcttgtcacgttgacatagatctCTGAGCCATTTCTctgctcgttggtctaggggtatgattctcgctttgggtgcaagaggtcccgggttcaaatcccggacgatcccggaagaacttgatgatTGCATTGTCCGttattattcgagcaaaataagaaaattaGTGATCGTTAACACAATTGTAACTACTAGAGATGAgtgagtacagcattatctgtatctgttgaaccatatgaattatctgtatctgtactcggattgggcggggcctaacccagGAGTGGGCGTGACTTAACCCGGACGTAGGCAGGATTTAACCTGTAAGTTATcaggttgtcttgaaatgggctgggctttaaccgttatgctctttttaaagcatgcaattgaccctttgcagggagcttgattaacaggtgatatgaccaatcatacatgaacttaaAAACAGAGTACTTTACTGACGCATTTCTACGGTTAAAACAGCAtcccttcttaattcttatgtttATTTAATGCTATAACTGAACTAGAAGGAAGAGATGATCGCTTCACAAGCAGCTTTAACTGATGCTCTACAGCAGGGATTCCCAAAGTGTGGTGCGCTGCGACCCCTGCATATAATGTAATGGCGGTCAGTTTTTTTAAGTGGGATTTTTTCATTGACATATATAAAAGGATTTTTCCATACATTAAAAAAGCGTAAACATTTCCTTTGTAATcgctttcattttaaatataaaaactataattttattattttcattgtcaCTGATTTGACCCTCACTGTCCTGCAAGGTTAAGCAAACTGACTGGTGGTGCTTTGACAGCTGAAGCACTCTGACTCTGTATCACTCAtcattctgtatcactgatgatcatatgagagagaggggaagtgtgtgtgtgtgtcttaatttgtaatattaatattagttatttaacacaactagtcaacgtcacaaactgagtgcgtgaagagggggcagacggtaaaaaaaattACGGcatgaccggcagagagaggaaggagggagagagagtaggtcagtgcgtgaagtaaaaaaaaactggttagagccaactgaaaaaaaaaaaatctccgacaggcagagaagGAACGCGAGTTGCATTCTTAAGCgtcacgtcttaacaagccccgtTTCAGCAGTgtccggctcaactctagttTTAATACTTCTATGGACAtagattgttaacaaaattgtaactaCTCAATTCAGTCAATCACATATTTAACATAACACATAccaccatcaagttcttccagGCTCTTCCAGGATTTGAACACAGGACCTCTCACAACCAATGCGAGAATCATACCGCTataccaacgagccaacaaatggctTAAAGATCTATAGTCAAAGGAGtaaatttttgttagtctctaaagagactagAGATTTTATGTCAATAGTAATCTTTAAACCTCATGTGGATTACAGCTCTTGTCAGCTCATAAGGGAACAGAAAACAAGACTCCTAAAGTTGAGGTTTCTGCctaaagatttgttttaacatccttagaactctggtaaaatgtatGGCTCTGCTACTGTAAGCtcacaaagtggattgtactaaatTGGCATATCCAGCAATAATTCTCATAACCATGTGGATTACAGCTCATAAAGGAAGTTGAGGTTTGTGCCTACTATGATAGTAGTAAGGATTGTAATTGTATTATGATGCTTTGATGGTTTATTTCCCATTTTTCTTGAGAACATTAAAAAAGGGCATACAAACTATCATAACACTGACACTACTAAAGTCCATGAAAACAGTCAACAGAATAATTTGTTcaacaatttcaaaatgttaaaatcaaTTTAAGACTTCAGAAACTacctaaaatgaaaaatatgtagcagcattttatttaaaaaaggtcaaataaaattCTTACATTGTGTTTGGAAACAAAATGCAGGTTAGGATAAAAATTGGAAAAAGTTAAATACAATCAATATTTTAGCTTCTGAAGCCTGGCTGGTTCACTTGTCCATTTAGGTAGCCAAGCTACTGGTccccctacaataaaatgtagtagaaacaaaaacaatcacaATTTCAGACACGTCTACTTTTCCCCTCAATCATGCAAAGCCCACTTTTATAGCAGCACAAAGAGCCAAATATGACTCTAGGAATAGTTTTTGGGCAATTGAGgccactaaacacacacacacacacacacacacacacacgttattggCAGTTAATGCGAACATTTGTATGCAATGCTGTTCAACAAATTTAAGATATATATCTAAATATCCATCCTTGTGGGCAGGACCATCCCTAACAGCCCTtcgctttgtgtttttatcctaATGGAGGGTTAAATAGGATTCCTGGGAAGGTGGAAGGGGGGCATCCAAACCATTTCCTCACTGTTTCTCCAATGTGGTCTATACGTGCCTAACCCCGACAGGGAGATTTAAAAGCAACTGGATCCAAGTAATCAGCATGGCTTGTAAAAGGGCAAAAAATATGATATTCTCATCAGATGTCCCCCACTGAAAATCCATTGTACCTGTGTGACCAGGTACTTCCGTGGCACCGCTGTTCAGACTTAAGTTGGGTTTTGCTTCCGCCCACAACTAAAATGTAAGACTGAAACTCTCCAGATGGCCGCAAATCCCACTTGTGTTTTCCTCACTATTTTGGTATGCACCCTGGTGGGGATGGAGTACGAATCCTGGGTAGGATCTTCAGCACTGCAGTGTCCACTCGGACTGACTCCTCGGTTTTCTCGCTGCTCTGGGGAGGAGTCAGGACACCCGAAGGCACGGGGCAATTGACGTGCCGCTCCAACTCCACGTCCTGGTAAGAGTAGGCCCTATCCTGTACACAGCAAAACCCACACATTTAGTTTTGCAATGCATTCTTTACTATtacactttaaaataaatgtgtgtatatataacttTTTAAGACCACAACTTTAATAACCCATCCATCTATAgcctttttaatttcattttcagtcatttcaCTCACCAACCACGATATGTAGGAGACGTGCGTCTGGATATTGTGCATGTCATCTACAGGGATTCCTGTGAACGTTTTCATAGAAGAGCCACCGACCTCGCGCAGTGCCATAGCGAATGGCACCATCCACCGGACGCactgctccacctccaccctcttCAGAGCTGCAAGGATAGAGGAAAGGAGCAGAgtgaggaaaaaggaaaatacattCTAAAGCAAACTTTGTGTTGTTTGCCGTTATCTTTTTACCAGAGACATTTTCCACTAGCTCCAGGGAGGAGAAGTGAAACAGCGCTGAGGCAGCAAGGACGCCATTGGAAAACTCAAGGCATCGCACATCGAGCATACACAGGTCCAACAGctacagagagaaaagaaaaacaaatggcaATCAAATATCTGCGCAATTCTGAATGAGGAAATAAGCCGCGATACAGTTCAATTTCTGAATAAATGAGAACTTTTCTTCTAAAAGCTGAATTACAGAGCAATAAGTAGAGCAGTGGATTTGAAAAGTCGTTTCCCCTACTCCCCCCATAAAAAGTCTGAAAGTTACTTTCCCCGCAGGCAGTTCCGCACAAATGGTCATTTTAAACAACAATTTagattttctgttttaaagGAGACTCATGTCTCTATGCCCCGAGCAGTCCCGCTTCCTGCAGTCAATGCGCGCAGGCGGCGTGTATTGTATTATAGTATTGAcactaaaatattatttttaacgTATAGTGTGTAGTACTCTTTTAGTATGAATACAGTGTGCAACATTAGGTCACACAATATCACAACCAGACACATCAGGTGGATTAAATATTCCATATCTTGTAGTGTGGACAATTACCAATGACTTCTCCCAGTGGCCATCAGAAAGACTGGCATGTTTGGATTTATTTGTGTTCCCTCCTACCTCGACCAATAGAAGCAAAGAGAACTTTTCAACTGTAAATATGGTGACAAAGAGAAACCATCTTGTTGGTACTGTTGAGTGAAAATGTGAAACGTTCCATTTGCCTTTTTTAGACAGTGAGCATCATACTAGTAATTCAAAATGATACATCTATTgtttgtcaaaataaatgataacactGAAAATCCAACGAGCAGCTGTTCGGGTAGCTACGATCGTTTTTGGGGTCAATGAATCCTGTGATATACCGGAAAACcatcagaatgtttcttaataccgtaATATGGATTTTTTGGGcataccgcccagccctactAAAACCTCACGTTGAGTCAACGCTTGTTATTGAAGATTGGTTCATCAGTTGCTTAGTGAGGCAGACGGACATCACCACATACCTCTGCGATTTGTGTGAAGGTGGTCTGCGGATATTTGGGGATGAGCAGCTCGTCTGTTTCCTTTAGGTAGGCCACCTGCATGTAGACATTGAGCCAGGAGATGGGAGTCTGTGGGCTGAGGCTCCACTTGAGCTCCTGTGTTACAAACACAGAAAGAGCAGATGCTGGAGTAAAAACCATAACAGACAGCCACATGACTAGGGTTGCAAAGGGGCAAAACATTTCCCAAAACTCTAGCTTGGGAGTTTTGACCTATTTTTGTAAAAGCATATAACAGGGAACTCAAATGTAGTTAAACAGGTTTGGAATACGCAAGTACAATACGATTCACGTGTACATGTTCTTCACCTT carries:
- the LOC134127332 gene encoding zinc finger BED domain-containing protein 5-like; this encodes MVQCMIGEKEAKKLDMIPVSNNTVSRRIDAMSEDILAVLLSRVKKSEFYSLQVDESTDVANLANLLLYVRYLFEGSVQKDFLFCRPLATRTTGQEIFNLIDDFMRTNGINWERCVGICTDGAKSMTGKHTGLIAHIRRVCPSISWLHCSIHREALAAKHMPDDLLAALNDAVKLVNFIKARPLNSRIFTLLCNEMGSEHKSLLLHTEVRWLSRGKVLTRLFELRHELQQFFAENPFHLASSLHDEDFLKRLAYLADIFSALNELNLSLQGVTVTVFNTQDRIEAMIKKLRFWESCVSGNTHLCFPTLHEFLGENDLHLGEHVKSLIIEHLNQLAEQLRKHFPPMDTSGAWIRNPFEVSLPVPQLSFHEQEQLIELSSDGALQLQFKRKPLVDFWAESMTSYTALAKQALRVLMPFATTYLCEAGFSAMAAVKTKHRQRLDAVEKELRLKLSSIAPNFEELCAKMQAHPSH